A stretch of the Actinomyces qiguomingii genome encodes the following:
- a CDS encoding NADP-dependent isocitrate dehydrogenase yields the protein MTDQNAPAATTDIIYTLTDEAPMLATRSLLPIIKGFTRAADVSVGTADISLAGRILAAFGLADDDLARLGALTAEPTATIIKLPNVSASLPQLKTAIAELREKGYDLPDYPDEPSTRTEREVRAAYDAVKGSAVNPVLREGNSDRRAPLAVKAYARSHPHSMGTWSPESKTRVATMDGGDFRHNELSVVIPEAGTVQIRLVPADGGQPVVLREALPVTAGEVVDATFMSARALDEFLIGANAAAKADDVLLSVHLKATMMKVSDPLIFGHVVRAFFPMTFNAFGCVLAEAGLRAEDGLASILAGIDALPEREKIRACIDEEMSLGPRLSMVDSTRGVTNLHVPSDVIIDASMPAMIRAGGKLWDADGGQDDTLAVIPDSSYAGVYQAVIDDCKTHGALDPSTMGSVPNVGLMARKAEEYGSHDKTFLIPADGTVEVVVTAGTGNPTGTVLLSHAVEAEDIWRACQTQDAAVRDWVHLAVTRARATGAPAVFWLDPERAHDRTIASLVERYLAEEDTAGLDIRILDPVAATRLSLERARRGEDTISVTGNVLRDYNTDLFPILEVGTSAKMLSVVPLMNGGGLYETGAGGSAPKHVRQLLEENYLRWDSLGEFLALAEALRHVAQVNGNPRATVLADALDAATTTLLNEERSPARRLGGIDNRGSHVWLALYWARELAAQTADADLAARFAPVAERLAAVNEQVQAELVAVQGRPVELGGYYLPDPALADAVMRPSAALNAIVDAL from the coding sequence GTGACCGACCAGAACGCCCCCGCCGCGACTACAGACATCATCTACACGCTGACTGACGAGGCGCCCATGTTGGCGACCCGTTCCCTGCTGCCGATCATCAAGGGCTTCACCCGCGCCGCCGATGTGAGCGTGGGCACAGCGGACATCTCCCTTGCGGGCCGCATCCTGGCGGCCTTCGGCCTGGCCGATGACGACCTGGCCCGGCTCGGCGCCCTGACCGCGGAGCCGACCGCCACCATCATCAAGCTTCCCAATGTCTCCGCCTCCCTGCCGCAGCTCAAGACCGCCATCGCCGAGCTGCGCGAGAAGGGCTACGACCTGCCCGATTATCCCGATGAGCCGAGCACCCGGACCGAGCGGGAAGTGCGCGCCGCCTACGACGCCGTCAAGGGCAGCGCCGTCAACCCGGTGCTGCGCGAGGGCAACTCCGACCGGCGAGCCCCGCTGGCGGTGAAGGCCTACGCGCGTTCCCACCCGCACTCCATGGGCACCTGGAGCCCGGAGTCCAAGACACGCGTTGCCACCATGGACGGCGGCGATTTCCGCCACAATGAGCTCTCGGTGGTGATCCCGGAGGCGGGTACGGTACAGATTCGGCTGGTTCCGGCCGATGGCGGGCAGCCGGTGGTGCTGCGCGAGGCGCTGCCGGTCACGGCAGGTGAAGTGGTGGACGCCACCTTCATGTCGGCCCGGGCGCTGGATGAGTTCCTAATCGGGGCCAATGCCGCAGCCAAAGCCGATGACGTGCTGCTGTCGGTGCACTTGAAGGCGACCATGATGAAGGTCTCCGACCCGCTGATTTTCGGGCACGTGGTGCGGGCCTTCTTCCCCATGACCTTCAACGCCTTCGGCTGCGTACTGGCGGAGGCCGGGCTGCGCGCGGAGGACGGTCTGGCATCCATCCTGGCGGGGATTGACGCCCTACCGGAGCGCGAGAAGATCCGGGCGTGCATTGATGAGGAGATGTCACTGGGCCCACGCCTGAGCATGGTGGACTCCACTCGCGGCGTGACCAACCTGCATGTGCCCTCCGACGTGATCATCGACGCCTCCATGCCGGCCATGATCCGCGCCGGCGGCAAACTGTGGGACGCCGACGGCGGACAGGACGACACCCTCGCCGTCATCCCCGACTCCTCCTACGCGGGCGTCTATCAGGCCGTCATTGATGACTGCAAGACGCACGGCGCCCTGGACCCGTCCACCATGGGGTCGGTGCCGAATGTGGGGCTGATGGCCCGCAAGGCCGAGGAGTACGGCAGCCACGACAAGACCTTCCTGATACCCGCAGACGGAACCGTCGAGGTGGTCGTCACCGCAGGTACGGGCAACCCGACCGGCACGGTGCTGCTGTCCCACGCCGTAGAGGCCGAAGACATCTGGCGGGCATGCCAGACGCAGGACGCAGCCGTACGCGACTGGGTGCACCTGGCCGTGACGCGGGCGCGCGCCACCGGGGCGCCGGCCGTGTTCTGGCTGGATCCCGAGCGTGCCCACGACCGCACCATTGCCTCCCTGGTGGAGCGTTACCTGGCGGAGGAGGACACCGCCGGCCTGGACATCCGCATACTGGACCCGGTCGCGGCCACGCGGCTGTCCCTGGAGCGGGCTCGCCGCGGCGAGGACACGATCTCGGTGACCGGGAACGTGCTGCGCGATTACAACACGGACCTGTTCCCCATCCTGGAGGTGGGTACCAGCGCCAAGATGCTGTCGGTGGTGCCGCTGATGAACGGCGGCGGCCTGTATGAGACCGGCGCCGGCGGCTCCGCCCCCAAGCACGTGCGCCAGCTGCTGGAAGAGAACTATCTGCGTTGGGACTCCCTGGGGGAGTTCCTGGCGCTGGCGGAGGCGCTGCGGCACGTAGCACAGGTGAACGGGAACCCGCGCGCCACGGTGCTGGCCGATGCCCTGGATGCGGCCACCACCACGCTGCTTAACGAGGAGCGCTCCCCCGCGCGTCGCCTGGGCGGTATTGACAACCGCGGCTCCCACGTCTGGCTGGCCCTGTACTGGGCGCGCGAACTGGCGGCGCAGACGGCGGACGCCGACCTAGCGGCCCGCTTTGCGCCCGTGGCCGAGCGGCTGGCCGCGGTCAATGAGCAAGTGCAGGCCGAGTTGGTGGCGGTCCAGGGGCGCCCGGTCGAGCTGGGTGGCTACTACCTGCCCGACCCGGCCCTAGCCGACGCAGTTATGCGTCCGAGCGCGGCCCTGAACGCCATCGTCGACGCGCTGTGA
- a CDS encoding helix-turn-helix transcriptional regulator: protein MSAPPTAAARPPRPAWVDLSTRAELSQARRRVLEEVEHAPSPLTAAQLARALNLHHNTVREHLDALAEAGLVTVSTSPTGRRGRPALRYTPAGPDPAQVVGSFLALLDAIIEHLGDGEQARHRALEIGRQWAQLTPPEPASAPARATTSAEQLSRLLPHLSLMGFAPAFDGGHIILKACPLVTASRPPHPLVCMMHEGFLNERYIQAPAGGHHDADDGAADVGLRFTLTPLCADGCHLTAIAETHTQTDTESAGYGAAPRSLNR, encoded by the coding sequence ATGTCCGCTCCCCCTACTGCCGCGGCGCGTCCGCCCCGTCCCGCCTGGGTGGACCTGTCCACGCGGGCCGAGCTGTCTCAGGCACGCAGGCGGGTGCTCGAGGAGGTCGAACACGCCCCCTCCCCGTTGACTGCTGCACAGTTGGCCCGGGCGCTGAATCTGCACCACAACACTGTGCGCGAGCATCTGGACGCCCTGGCGGAGGCTGGCCTGGTCACAGTCTCCACCAGCCCCACCGGACGCCGGGGGCGCCCCGCCCTGCGCTATACGCCTGCCGGCCCCGATCCGGCACAGGTAGTCGGTTCCTTCTTGGCCCTGTTGGACGCAATCATTGAGCACCTCGGCGACGGGGAGCAGGCCCGACACCGGGCCCTGGAGATCGGCCGCCAATGGGCGCAACTGACTCCCCCGGAGCCTGCTAGTGCTCCCGCGCGGGCTACCACCTCGGCAGAGCAGTTGTCCCGCCTGCTGCCCCACCTGTCGCTCATGGGATTCGCCCCCGCCTTCGACGGTGGACATATCATCCTGAAGGCCTGCCCCTTGGTCACCGCCTCCCGTCCTCCGCACCCGTTGGTGTGCATGATGCATGAGGGGTTTCTGAACGAGCGTTACATCCAGGCGCCGGCCGGCGGGCACCACGACGCCGACGACGGCGCCGCTGACGTCGGGCTCCGCTTCACGCTGACTCCGCTGTGCGCCGACGGCTGTCACCTCACGGCAATCGCCGAAACGCACACCCAGACGGACACCGAATCGGCGGGTTACGGCGCCGCTCCCCGCTCACTCAACCGGTGA
- a CDS encoding DoxX family membrane protein has protein sequence MNFLRSITRPALAAPFVVDGIDALARPRRHVEKFEKVQPALERAGLPPVLHSDAELLTRISGAVSVLAGLGLATGRAPRTCAAVLATLNIPLTLVNNPVWAVKGQEARKQALSGLMRSAAVGAGLALSAVDRQGRPSLAWQRENRRQVKAAIAQAQAQVRAQYEPAASA, from the coding sequence ATGAACTTTCTGCGTAGCATCACCCGTCCGGCTCTCGCCGCCCCCTTCGTTGTCGATGGCATTGACGCCCTCGCCCGGCCCAGGCGGCACGTGGAGAAGTTCGAGAAGGTGCAGCCCGCTTTAGAGCGGGCCGGGCTGCCGCCGGTACTGCACTCCGACGCGGAGCTGCTCACCCGTATAAGCGGGGCAGTGAGCGTGCTTGCTGGACTGGGGCTGGCCACCGGACGGGCGCCGCGCACCTGCGCCGCGGTTCTGGCCACGCTTAACATCCCGCTGACCCTGGTCAACAACCCAGTATGGGCCGTGAAGGGCCAGGAAGCGCGCAAACAGGCACTGTCCGGCCTAATGCGCTCCGCCGCCGTCGGGGCGGGACTGGCACTGTCCGCGGTAGACCGACAGGGGCGTCCCTCACTGGCATGGCAACGGGAGAACCGACGCCAGGTCAAGGCTGCCATTGCCCAGGCTCAGGCGCAGGTGCGGGCCCAGTACGAACCGGCGGCGTCGGCCTGA
- the rsgA gene encoding ribosome small subunit-dependent GTPase A, giving the protein MARRDIGTDDPRVRVRPGKRSRPRTKQRPAHADAVPGMVTRIDRGHYRIRLEDPALTADGSGDITAMKARELGRGKVVVGDRVAVVGDVSGRKDTLARMVRIEERHALLRRSAEDGDTAGTEKPVVANADLLVIVTALADPEPRPRMIDRYLVAAYDAGMEPLLILTKADLADADALLELYEPLGLRSVATHLDPSSRAEASRAGEGVEAVRALIGGRTSVFVGHSGVGKSTLINALVPGAERVTGEVNVVTGRGRHTSTNLQALELPGGGWVIDTPGVRSFGVAHVSSTDVLRGFPDLAAVAEDCPRGCTHEAGVIECALDEWSAEAALDPADRVRRRSRVDSFRRLLAPALEAEDPTTPTAHRR; this is encoded by the coding sequence ATGGCCCGCCGCGACATCGGCACCGACGATCCGCGCGTACGGGTGCGCCCCGGTAAGCGCTCACGCCCGCGCACCAAGCAGCGCCCGGCCCACGCCGACGCCGTCCCCGGCATGGTCACCCGCATCGACCGCGGCCATTACCGCATCCGCCTGGAGGACCCCGCTCTCACCGCCGACGGCTCCGGGGACATCACGGCGATGAAGGCCCGCGAGCTGGGACGCGGGAAGGTCGTGGTCGGGGACCGGGTCGCCGTAGTCGGGGACGTCTCCGGCCGCAAGGACACTCTCGCCCGCATGGTGCGCATTGAGGAGCGCCACGCCCTGCTGCGCCGCAGCGCGGAGGACGGGGATACGGCCGGCACGGAGAAGCCGGTGGTGGCCAACGCCGACCTGCTGGTGATCGTCACCGCCCTGGCGGACCCGGAACCGCGCCCGCGCATGATCGACCGGTATCTGGTGGCCGCCTACGACGCCGGCATGGAGCCACTGCTGATCCTGACCAAGGCGGACCTGGCCGACGCCGATGCGCTGCTGGAGCTGTACGAGCCGCTGGGGCTGCGCTCGGTCGCCACGCACCTGGATCCCTCCAGCCGGGCCGAGGCCTCCCGCGCCGGCGAGGGCGTCGAGGCGGTGCGGGCGCTTATCGGCGGGCGCACCTCGGTGTTCGTCGGCCATTCCGGGGTAGGCAAGTCGACGCTCATCAACGCGCTCGTGCCCGGGGCGGAGCGGGTCACCGGGGAGGTGAACGTGGTCACCGGTCGCGGCCGCCACACCTCCACCAACCTGCAGGCGTTGGAGCTACCGGGAGGCGGCTGGGTGATCGACACCCCCGGGGTGCGCTCCTTCGGGGTGGCGCACGTGTCCAGCACGGATGTGCTGCGCGGATTCCCGGACCTGGCCGCCGTCGCCGAGGACTGCCCGCGCGGCTGCACGCACGAGGCGGGCGTGATCGAGTGCGCCCTGGACGAGTGGTCCGCCGAGGCCGCGCTGGATCCGGCGGACCGCGTGCGGCGCCGATCCCGCGTGGACTCCTTCCGGCGCCTGCTGGCCCCCGCCCTGGAGGCGGAGGACCCGACGACGCCGACGGCGCACCGCCGGTGA
- a CDS encoding aspartate aminotransferase family protein has protein sequence MTYMDGLEAGDSAEIRAATDWSALVRRHLWMGNMRRDQIEYHGPLVLDKAEGIYLSKADGTRVIDAMAGAWVVNAGHGRTAIVEAIARQAQRLPLILNEGYTNSTTVALAERLLALVPGTYDRVFFTSGGSEAVETALKMVRQRWAVRGTPRYKVIGRELSYHGATWGALSVTGFPEWRWPFAPPVPGASFIPHPTCIRCPLGLSYSSCGVACAHMLRDTLEKAGPEKVGAVIAEPISAASSAHVPPDEYWPLIRSICDEYGVMLIADEIVTGFGRTGEWFGLQHWGVEPDILVLGKGMTSGYVPLAAVLTRADITEDLDEDGFVHGYTFSGHPVACAAAMANLDILEREELPENARRQGERLTRMLTEGLANCSILGDIRGKGLLLTIELVRDRATMDRFADPFAFAALCKPIFMRHRVLCRVGPQIRLGPPLSITDAETDVLGESLIAAILEVERSVVDGGMGQPQWTQAHDDPLAANA, from the coding sequence ATGACATACATGGATGGACTAGAGGCTGGGGATAGTGCAGAGATTCGGGCCGCAACCGATTGGTCGGCCTTGGTGCGTCGCCACTTGTGGATGGGCAATATGCGGCGTGACCAGATCGAATACCACGGGCCCCTTGTCCTAGACAAAGCTGAAGGCATCTATCTTTCTAAAGCAGACGGCACGCGCGTCATCGACGCAATGGCGGGTGCGTGGGTTGTGAACGCGGGCCATGGCCGCACGGCAATCGTTGAGGCTATTGCGCGCCAGGCTCAACGGCTGCCGCTCATACTCAATGAGGGATATACTAATTCGACTACCGTCGCGTTGGCGGAACGACTGCTGGCTCTCGTTCCCGGTACTTACGATCGGGTCTTTTTCACATCAGGTGGGTCGGAGGCGGTAGAGACGGCGCTGAAGATGGTCCGTCAGCGCTGGGCAGTACGGGGTACCCCGCGATACAAAGTGATCGGCCGCGAGTTGTCGTATCATGGCGCGACCTGGGGCGCATTGAGCGTCACTGGTTTTCCCGAGTGGCGCTGGCCCTTCGCGCCACCGGTCCCCGGTGCTTCGTTTATTCCGCACCCGACATGCATACGGTGCCCGTTAGGTCTTAGCTATTCATCCTGTGGTGTCGCTTGTGCGCACATGTTGCGCGATACTCTCGAGAAAGCTGGACCGGAGAAGGTCGGTGCCGTCATTGCGGAACCGATCTCCGCCGCCTCCTCGGCGCATGTACCACCCGATGAATACTGGCCGCTCATTCGCTCTATCTGTGACGAGTACGGCGTCATGCTGATCGCGGACGAGATTGTTACTGGGTTCGGTCGAACTGGAGAATGGTTCGGGTTACAGCATTGGGGTGTCGAGCCGGATATTCTCGTGCTCGGGAAGGGGATGACTAGCGGCTATGTTCCGTTGGCCGCAGTGCTTACCCGTGCCGACATCACTGAGGACCTCGACGAGGACGGTTTCGTTCATGGTTACACTTTTTCCGGTCATCCGGTAGCCTGCGCGGCGGCAATGGCCAACCTCGATATTCTGGAGCGCGAGGAACTCCCAGAAAATGCTCGCCGTCAAGGCGAACGACTCACGCGTATGTTAACCGAAGGTTTGGCGAACTGCTCAATCCTGGGGGACATACGTGGCAAAGGCTTGTTACTCACCATCGAGCTCGTACGTGACCGCGCGACGATGGACCGTTTTGCGGACCCATTCGCGTTCGCCGCTCTTTGTAAGCCAATCTTTATGCGGCACAGAGTCCTGTGCCGCGTTGGTCCCCAAATACGGTTGGGCCCGCCATTATCTATCACGGATGCCGAGACGGATGTCCTCGGGGAGTCTCTGATTGCCGCTATCTTAGAGGTGGAGCGAAGCGTCGTTGATGGAGGTATGGGACAACCGCAGTGGACGCAGGCACATGACGACCCTCTGGCGGCGAATGCATGA
- the aroA gene encoding 3-phosphoshikimate 1-carboxyvinyltransferase — translation MSTAPSAIPWRAPAPTGPLDAVVDLPGSKSLTARVLVAAAVAEGPTTLRGTLRSRDTELMRAALTTLGARFEELSGQPDVGSSTALRVTPAPRPFPAGAGADGVTRIDCGLAGTVMRFIPPLAALADAPVLFDGDAAARQRPLAPLLDALEDLGAQVAYLGEPGFLPARVGPGDGRLRRPADPVRPDAPHRVGVDASGSSQFLSALLLAGCLLPGGLAVTPTGPVPSLPHVAMTVEFLRERGLTVDEPDADAPVGARTWTVHPGAPRDGAVSIEPDLSNAGPFLAAALVAGGRVGVRHWPKRTTQAGDAWRWLLPVLGGTVEETRDADGSLTLSAVGTGNLRGIDADLSAVGELTPTVAALAALASVQGHASRLRGIGHLRGHETDRLAALTTEINRIGGTARQTADGLEIAALPAGQRLHPARLRAYADHRMATFAAVVGLGVSGVEVDDIACTAKTLPDFPGLWAKLLADREGH, via the coding sequence ATGAGTACCGCTCCTTCCGCAATTCCATGGCGAGCCCCAGCGCCCACCGGCCCGCTGGACGCCGTCGTGGACCTGCCGGGCTCGAAGTCGCTTACGGCCCGGGTGTTGGTGGCGGCGGCGGTGGCGGAGGGCCCGACGACGCTGCGCGGCACCCTGCGCTCGCGCGATACCGAGCTCATGCGCGCCGCCCTGACCACGCTTGGGGCGCGCTTTGAGGAACTGTCCGGGCAGCCCGACGTCGGTTCCTCCACCGCCCTGCGGGTCACGCCCGCGCCGCGCCCGTTCCCGGCCGGCGCCGGCGCCGACGGCGTGACCCGTATCGACTGCGGCCTGGCCGGGACGGTGATGCGCTTCATACCGCCGCTGGCCGCGCTGGCCGACGCGCCGGTTCTCTTCGACGGCGACGCCGCCGCCCGCCAGCGCCCGTTGGCCCCGCTCCTGGACGCCCTGGAGGATCTCGGCGCGCAGGTCGCCTATCTGGGTGAGCCCGGCTTCCTGCCCGCACGGGTGGGGCCGGGTGACGGGCGCCTGCGGCGCCCCGCCGACCCGGTGCGTCCCGACGCACCGCACCGGGTGGGTGTGGACGCCTCCGGCTCCTCCCAGTTCCTGTCCGCGCTGCTGCTGGCCGGATGCCTGCTGCCCGGCGGACTGGCCGTCACCCCCACCGGGCCGGTGCCGTCCCTGCCGCATGTGGCCATGACCGTGGAGTTCCTGCGCGAGCGCGGCCTCACCGTGGACGAGCCGGACGCCGACGCCCCCGTCGGCGCGCGCACCTGGACGGTGCACCCGGGCGCGCCACGGGACGGCGCGGTGTCAATTGAGCCGGACCTGTCTAACGCCGGCCCCTTCCTGGCGGCGGCACTGGTGGCCGGCGGACGAGTGGGCGTGCGCCACTGGCCGAAGCGCACCACTCAGGCCGGAGACGCCTGGCGGTGGCTGCTGCCCGTCCTGGGCGGCACCGTCGAGGAAACCCGTGATGCGGACGGCTCGCTCACGCTGTCTGCCGTCGGCACCGGTAATCTGCGCGGGATCGACGCCGACCTGTCCGCCGTCGGGGAGCTGACCCCCACGGTCGCCGCACTGGCGGCCCTGGCCTCGGTGCAGGGGCACGCCTCGCGCCTACGCGGCATCGGCCACCTGCGCGGGCACGAGACCGACCGCCTGGCCGCACTGACCACCGAGATCAATCGCATCGGCGGGACGGCCCGCCAGACCGCCGACGGCTTGGAAATCGCCGCCCTGCCCGCCGGGCAGCGCCTACACCCGGCCCGGCTGCGCGCCTACGCCGACCACCGGATGGCGACCTTCGCGGCCGTAGTCGGCCTGGGGGTGAGCGGCGTGGAGGTGGACGACATCGCCTGCACCGCCAAGACCCTGCCCGACTTCCCCGGCCTGTGGGCCAAGCTGCTCGCCGACCGGGAGGGGCACTGA
- a CDS encoding RpiB/LacA/LacB family sugar-phosphate isomerase, which yields MKIAWGSDQSDHPVVRRLEEVLIELGHDIHSVPAHGGDWVDVGHQVGNAVACRRARRGVACCSTGTGVAMAANKIPGAHAAVCSDREPAEQVRLFNHANVLALSLERTAPEDVEEIVKVWLRTPDGAEQRDSVDRLETR from the coding sequence ATGAAGATCGCATGGGGAAGTGACCAGTCTGACCACCCTGTTGTGCGTAGGCTTGAAGAAGTGCTGATCGAGCTGGGGCATGACATACATTCCGTCCCTGCACACGGGGGTGATTGGGTAGATGTGGGGCATCAAGTGGGTAACGCTGTCGCTTGCCGGCGCGCGCGACGCGGAGTTGCGTGCTGTTCAACCGGTACGGGCGTAGCTATGGCGGCGAATAAAATACCAGGTGCGCATGCGGCGGTATGCAGCGACCGGGAGCCGGCCGAACAGGTCAGGCTATTTAATCACGCCAATGTACTCGCGTTGAGCCTCGAGCGGACAGCTCCTGAAGACGTCGAGGAGATCGTGAAGGTGTGGCTGCGTACCCCAGACGGTGCCGAACAGCGGGACAGCGTGGATAGGTTGGAGACACGATGA
- a CDS encoding IS3 family transposase, with protein sequence MRDQALKAEISRVHEDNYCVLGARKMHAMLNRPESRERHGLGHAAPAAPRVRLMRAMGLHGHRPRQITAYHAQRS encoded by the coding sequence GTGCGCGACCAGGCTCTGAAGGCCGAAATCAGCAGAGTGCATGAGGACAACTACTGCGTACTGGGCGCCAGGAAGATGCACGCGATGCTGAATCGGCCTGAGTCCCGTGAGCGGCATGGGCTGGGGCATGCGGCGCCTGCTGCACCGCGGGTGCGGTTGATGCGGGCCATGGGCCTGCACGGCCACCGGCCGCGCCAAATCACCGCGTACCACGCGCAGCGCTCCTAA
- a CDS encoding MFS transporter encodes MMVANRLNAAVRSTIAHNRMVFSRLDTSSLLAGSLLGSLAVVVINLLLTIHVYRDTGSSPLAVSALFVITFLPNLVVAPLCSGLADRWNRRLLLGVCGLVRALLCALLTANWSLPILLLLAFAITSISAITKPARYALVAQLTTGPLRVAVNSMLMIVTTFAGIVGGGVLAFLTHVAGREVFGIMALISALGGLLDMVRFRSAPAPIYQESLSLMRNADHDHVLNGESASESRPRLGQRLADGWRLVRFTPALFTLTVSTTLLWFGLGVQEPLLVVFVDRVLAAPDATYALLATIGSVGGLVGAGTATPLAGDTSAAARNFSVSLVLAGLCFVVFAASNGSVIVAFIAFFLFNATYGVSNVIDEYLEQELSPDHLRATVISAIGAVGTLGYLLGGGFTGLAVNRLGPVSTAAGVGLVITCSGVYALLRLRIE; translated from the coding sequence ATGATGGTGGCGAATAGGCTCAATGCGGCGGTTCGGAGCACGATCGCCCACAACAGGATGGTGTTTAGTCGATTAGACACCTCAAGTCTGCTGGCAGGGTCCCTTCTGGGCAGCCTAGCTGTTGTTGTCATCAACCTCTTGTTGACCATCCACGTCTACCGGGATACCGGTTCATCTCCACTCGCTGTCAGCGCTCTGTTCGTGATCACTTTCTTGCCTAACCTAGTGGTCGCTCCGTTGTGCTCAGGGTTGGCTGACCGTTGGAACCGGCGACTACTTCTAGGCGTGTGCGGACTCGTGCGTGCTCTTCTGTGCGCGCTGTTGACCGCGAATTGGTCTCTGCCTATTCTCTTGCTCCTCGCTTTTGCCATCACGTCTATTTCCGCCATTACGAAGCCTGCGCGCTATGCGCTTGTCGCGCAGCTTACAACAGGTCCGCTGCGTGTCGCGGTTAATTCAATGCTGATGATCGTGACTACCTTCGCCGGAATTGTCGGGGGCGGTGTACTTGCATTTCTCACGCATGTGGCCGGTCGAGAAGTATTCGGGATCATGGCACTCATTAGTGCGCTTGGCGGTTTGCTGGACATGGTCAGGTTCCGCAGCGCTCCTGCGCCGATTTACCAGGAGTCGCTATCCTTGATGCGCAATGCAGATCATGACCACGTCCTAAACGGAGAGTCTGCGTCGGAGTCGCGGCCACGTCTAGGTCAGCGGCTCGCAGACGGCTGGCGCTTGGTGCGCTTCACGCCTGCGCTATTCACGTTAACGGTTTCGACCACGCTCCTGTGGTTCGGACTCGGTGTTCAGGAACCATTGCTTGTGGTGTTTGTCGATCGCGTGCTGGCGGCGCCAGACGCCACTTACGCTCTGCTCGCTACCATCGGATCAGTCGGCGGGCTCGTCGGCGCTGGCACGGCTACTCCGCTGGCGGGCGATACGTCGGCCGCGGCCCGAAATTTCTCGGTAAGTTTGGTTTTGGCAGGACTTTGTTTCGTCGTGTTCGCGGCAAGCAATGGTTCCGTCATTGTAGCATTCATTGCCTTCTTCTTATTCAATGCTACATATGGTGTGTCAAATGTGATCGACGAGTACCTGGAGCAGGAATTGTCGCCGGATCACCTGCGTGCGACAGTGATCTCGGCAATCGGCGCAGTCGGAACCCTGGGGTACCTGCTTGGTGGTGGATTCACGGGCTTGGCGGTGAACAGATTGGGCCCGGTTTCGACTGCTGCAGGAGTCGGACTGGTGATTACGTGCTCTGGAGTCTACGCGCTGCTTAGGCTGCGGATCGAATGA